Proteins encoded together in one Procambarus clarkii isolate CNS0578487 chromosome 11, FALCON_Pclarkii_2.0, whole genome shotgun sequence window:
- the LOC138363572 gene encoding rac guanine nucleotide exchange factor JJ-like: MTTTINHYYNNQYLYKQQQPPITTTTINGFHQQQPTSSDANNHNHHQLLEPTKTTTTNTHYQHLPITITCTINHYQHQQPTTITTNNIKQPNTTNNQNHHKQNLPTTTNTNNSQQPPTTITTNNNEHPLPPTSTTIIRYYQHPHPYTNNNQQTQHLTTTTTKNQQQRIPPATTATSNQYQQHPLPPTSTTSTDNHYNEHQRPPTTTTTTNNHYHQQPLPLKTTTTNNYYHQQQPPPPRTTPTNNNHQLLPPTTTTTNNRRQYETGEDSTSLTPAIVRQCTSLHSPATRRQYETGEDTTSLTPDIARLCISSKFKIMQTGHFPTAYGVIYGFTTEVQLKNIVKIMAETIINCLQMTQNASQQQTQEITCVIMDKIVQQTTVTQDRDSLRQDEAQEDKQRHMDIQTSNNTQLRREEQEREAQLRREEAQLKREEHEREARLKQQEIEANKDVELKRAELGLAPPAPPQQEDRRVRERDLPVFIPNEAEGKSYAETARDMERKFLKWLESEEARLAEEVKRLMVMEKFMSVLSPEIRVRVKEADIKDLRAAADRADMLEKALRPHREGRHRPTKHSGNGRSYRKTDG, from the exons atga caacaaccatcaaccactactacaacaaccaATACCTgtacaaacaacaacaaccaccaataaccactaccaccattaacggcttccaccaacaacaaccaacgtCCAGCGacgccaacaaccacaaccatcatcaactacTTGAACCAACAaagactaccaccaccaacacccactaccaacATCTACCAATAACTATTAcctgcaccatcaaccactaccaacaccaacaaccaacaactattaccaccaacaacattaAACAACCAAACACCACAAACAACCAAAACCACCACAAACAAAATCTACCAACAACCACAAACACCAACAACagccaacaaccaccaacaaccattactaccaacaacaacgaacatccatTACCaccaaccagtaccaccatcatccGCTACTACCAACATCCACATccatacaccaacaacaaccaacaaacacaacacctaacaaccactaccactaaaaaccaacaacaacgaataccaccagCAACCACTGCCACCAGCAACCAATATCAACAACACCCATTACCACCAACATCAACCACTAGCACCGacaaccactacaacgaacatcaacgcccaccaacaacaaccacaaccaccaacaaccactaccaccaacaaccactaccactaaaaaccactaccactaacaactactatcatcaacaacaaccacctccaccaagaACCACtcctaccaacaacaaccatcaactactaccacctacaaccacaaccaccaacaacc gacgacagtatgagacaggagaggacagcaccagtctcacaccagccattgtcagacaatgtacctctctccacagcccagccacaagacgacagtatgagacaggagaggacaccaccagtctcacaccagacatcgccagactcTGCATATCTTccaaattcaagataatgcagacaggccactttcctacagcatatggagta ATATACGGTTTTaccaccgaggtccagctgaaaaacatcgtgaagatcatggcagagaccattatcaattgcctacagatgacgcagaacgcctcacagcaacagactcaagaaatcacttgtgtaataatggacaagatcgtgcagcagactacAGTTACACAAGACAgagacagtctgagacaagacgaagcacaagaggacaaacaacgccacatggacatacagacttccaacaaca cacagctgcgcagggaagaacaagagcgagaagcacagctgaggagagaagaagcgcaactgaagcgtgaagagcACGAGCGGgaagctaggctgaaacagcaggaaatagaagctaacaaggatgtggagctgaagcgagctgagctaggacTAGCTCCACCtgctccgccacagcaggaagaccgccgagtgagggagcgagatctgccggtttttataccaaatgaagctgaag gaaaatcttatgcggagacggcgagggacatggagagaaagttccttaagtggctggagtctgaagaAGCGAGGTTGGCTGAAGAGGTCAAGAGgctaatggtcatggagaagtttatgtccgtgctctctcctgagatcagggttagagtaaaggaggcggacattaaggacctgagagccgcagccgacagagccgacatgctggaaaaAGCTCTGCGACCACACCGAGAGGGACGGCACCGACCGACCAAACACTCCGGAAATGGTAGAAGTTATAGAAAGACGGACGGatag